One genomic region from Thunnus maccoyii chromosome 16, fThuMac1.1, whole genome shotgun sequence encodes:
- the letm1 gene encoding mitochondrial proton/calcium exchanger protein isoform X4, with translation MALILFTRSRAPLMKTSRSLKNDFQKGKLKDGSCFKCTALRLSSQKLDGLRLGNLAQISSLGSSLHGSDGYVGPCQNLDSQRLYCAFVLGASPSPYPAITAGPQWTRAHHQDIPGVRWIHTSRRRWDDSKVEKSLRSLKDKKKKLEEGGPVYSPTLDAEPVRRTLRQRVIDEIKHYYHGFRLLWIDTTITGRMLWRVLNGHPLSRRERRQFLRTCADVFRLLPFLVFIIVPFMEFLLPVALKLFPNMLPSTFETQSKKEERLKKELRVKLEMAKFLQDTIEEIALRNKAAQGNVTEEFSTFFQKIRDSGERPSNEQIIRFSKLFEDELTLDNLTRPQLVALCRLLELQSIGTNNFLRFQLIMKLRAIRADDKLIAEEGVESLNVNEVQAACRVRGMRSLGVTEERLREQLVQWLELHLNQQIPTSLLLLSRAMYLPDTLSPADQLKTTLQTLPEMVTKEAQLKVAEMELSKVDNKTKLETTLQEEAAIRQDNKDREMERLADAAEKAAREGELELEAERVKHSQADAEQALSKADKAAHSEKLRDTAPVIEGIKGEEITKEEIDLLSDACSKLKEQRRLFTLEKEELEELKDDVQEYNEDLEEIKKELSKTGQEKALQESKASKRLTKRVNHMIGRIDKIIGELEKDKVTLDGQMDGGTSPPVGENLISIDELIQVMRQIQNIPEHKLQSIAEALDDNKDGKIDIDNVIKVVELIDKEDIDISTTQVADIMVMLQKEEKLIEKEKAKEKAEKEQAATLTS, from the exons ATGGCGTTAATCCTGTTTACGAGGTCTCGGGCACCTTTAATGAAAACGTCCCGGTCGTTAAAGAATGATTTCCAGAAAG gGAAACTAAAAGATGGTTCCTGTTTCAAGTGCACAGCGCTCAGACTCTCCAGTCAAAA ACTTGATGGGCTCCGACTGGGCAACTTGGCTCAGATCTCTTCATTGGGCTCTTCCCTCCACGGGTCAGACGGATATGTGGGCCCCTGCCAGAACCTGGACTCACAGCGGCTCTACTGCGCTTTTGTGTTGGGGGCCTCCCCTTCCCCGTACCCCGCGATCACAGCGGGGCCCCAGTGGACGAGAGCACATCATCAGGACATCCCCGGCGTCAGGTGGATACACACCTCGAGGAGACGATGGGACGATTCAAAGGTGGAGAAGTCACTGCGTTCGTTaaaggacaagaagaagaagctggaggAAGGGGGGCCGGTGTACAGCCCGACGCTGGACGCTGAGCCCGTAAGACGGACTCTCCGACAGCGCGTCATAGACGAAATCAAGCACTACTATCATGGCTTCAGGCTGCTGTGGATTGACACCACCATTACTGGGAGAATGCTGTGGAGGGTACTGAACGGTCACCCTCTGTCCCGCCGTGAGAGGAGACAG TTTCTCAGAACGTGTGCGGACGTCTTCAGACTTCTTCCCTTCCTGGTGTTCATCATCGTCCCCTTCATGGAGTTCCTGCTTCCTGTAGCCTTGAAACTCTTCCCCAACATGCTGCCGTCCACCTTCGAGACTCAGTCAAAGAAG GAGGAGAGATTGAAAAAGGAACTGAGGGTCAAACTGGAGATGGCCAAGTTCTTGCAGGACACCATCGAGGAGATCGCTCTGCGGAACAAGGCTGCCCAAGGCAATGTGACGGAGGAGTTCTCCACCTTTTTCCAGAAG ATCCGGGACTCTGGGGAGCGTCCCAGTAATGAGCAGATCATCCGCTTCTCCAAACTGTTTGAGGATGAGCTGACTCTGGACAACCTGACCCGACCTCAACTGGTGGCACTCTGCCGCCTTCTGGAGCTCCAGTCCATCGGGACCAACAACTTCCTCCGTTTCCAGCTCATCATGAAGTTGAGGGCCATCCGTGCCGATGACAAG ctgataGCAGAAGAGGGGGTGGAGAGTCTGAATGTGAACGAGGTGCAGGCTGCCTGTCGTGTCAGAGGGATGAGATCTCTCGGAGTCACAGAGGAGCGACTGAGAGAGCAACTTGTGCag TGGCTGGAGCTGCATCTGAACCAGCAGATTCccacctctctgctgctgctgtctcgAGCCATGTACCTGCCCGACACCCTGTCTCCCGCCGACCAGCTGAAGACCACACTGCAGACGCTTCCTGAGATGGTG ACAAAGGAGGCCCAGTTAAAGGTGGCAGAGATGGAGCTCTCTAAAGTGGACAATAAGACCAAACTGGAGACCACGCTGCAGGAGGAGGCGGCCATACGCCAGgacaacaaagacagagagatggagaggttGGCTGATGCTGCAGAAAAGGCTGCAAGG GAAGGGGAGTTGGagctggaagcagagagagTCAAGCACAGCCAAGCGGATGCAGAGCAGGCGCTGTCTAAGGCTGACAAGGCCGCTCACTCAGAGAAACTGAGGGATACGGCCCCCGTCATCGAGGGAATCAAG GGTGAGGAGATCACCAAAGAAGAGATCGACCTGTTGAGTGATGCCTGCTCGAAGCTGAAGGAGCAGAGGAGGCTGTTTACTCTGGAGAAAGAGGAGCTGGAAGAACTGAAGGATGACGTCCAGGAATACAACGAG GATCTGGAGGAGATAAAGAAGGAGCTTTCTAAGACCGGTCAGGAGAAGGCACTGCAGGAGTCGAAGGCGAGCAAGCGTTTGACTAAGAGAGTGAACCACATGATCGGTCGCATCGACAAGATCATCGGGGAGCTGGAGAAGGACAAGGTCACCCTGGACGGACAAATGGACGGCGGAACCAGCCCACCTGTTGG GGAAAACCTCATCAGCATCGACGAGCTGATCCAGGTCATGAGGCAGATCCAGAACATTCCAGAGCACAAGCTGCAGAGCATCGCCGAGGCCCTCGACGACAACAAGGACGGCAAGATCGACATCGACAACGTCATCAAA GTGGTGGAACTGATCGACAAAGAGGACATCGACATCTCCACCACTCAGGTGGCCGACATCATGGTGATGCTACAGAAGGAGGAGAAGCtgatagagaaagaaaaggcCAAAGAGAAGGCGGAGAAAGAACAGGCAGCCACACTCACCAGCTaa
- the letm1 gene encoding mitochondrial proton/calcium exchanger protein isoform X1: MALILFTRSRAPLMKTSRSLKNDFQKGKGKLKDGSCFKCTALRLSSQKLDGLRLGNLAQISSLGSSLHGSDGYVGPCQNLDSQRLYCAFVLGASPSPYPAITAGPQWTRAHHQDIPGVRWIHTSRRRWDDSKVEKSLRSLKDKKKKLEEGGPVYSPTLDAEPVRRTLRQRVIDEIKHYYHGFRLLWIDTTITGRMLWRVLNGHPLSRRERRQFLRTCADVFRLLPFLVFIIVPFMEFLLPVALKLFPNMLPSTFETQSKKEERLKKELRVKLEMAKFLQDTIEEIALRNKAAQGNVTEEFSTFFQKIRDSGERPSNEQIIRFSKLFEDELTLDNLTRPQLVALCRLLELQSIGTNNFLRFQLIMKLRAIRADDKLIAEEGVESLNVNEVQAACRVRGMRSLGVTEERLREQLVQWLELHLNQQIPTSLLLLSRAMYLPDTLSPADQLKTTLQTLPEMVTKEAQLKVAEMELSKVDNKTKLETTLQEEAAIRQDNKDREMERLADAAEKAAREGELELEAERVKHSQADAEQALSKADKAAHSEKLRDTAPVIEGIKGEEITKEEIDLLSDACSKLKEQRRLFTLEKEELEELKDDVQEYNEDLEEIKKELSKTGQEKALQESKASKRLTKRVNHMIGRIDKIIGELEKDKVTLDGQMDGGTSPPVGLFYTFRENLISIDELIQVMRQIQNIPEHKLQSIAEALDDNKDGKIDIDNVIKVVELIDKEDIDISTTQVADIMVMLQKEEKLIEKEKAKEKAEKEQAATLTS; encoded by the exons ATGGCGTTAATCCTGTTTACGAGGTCTCGGGCACCTTTAATGAAAACGTCCCGGTCGTTAAAGAATGATTTCCAGAAAGGTAAAG gGAAACTAAAAGATGGTTCCTGTTTCAAGTGCACAGCGCTCAGACTCTCCAGTCAAAA ACTTGATGGGCTCCGACTGGGCAACTTGGCTCAGATCTCTTCATTGGGCTCTTCCCTCCACGGGTCAGACGGATATGTGGGCCCCTGCCAGAACCTGGACTCACAGCGGCTCTACTGCGCTTTTGTGTTGGGGGCCTCCCCTTCCCCGTACCCCGCGATCACAGCGGGGCCCCAGTGGACGAGAGCACATCATCAGGACATCCCCGGCGTCAGGTGGATACACACCTCGAGGAGACGATGGGACGATTCAAAGGTGGAGAAGTCACTGCGTTCGTTaaaggacaagaagaagaagctggaggAAGGGGGGCCGGTGTACAGCCCGACGCTGGACGCTGAGCCCGTAAGACGGACTCTCCGACAGCGCGTCATAGACGAAATCAAGCACTACTATCATGGCTTCAGGCTGCTGTGGATTGACACCACCATTACTGGGAGAATGCTGTGGAGGGTACTGAACGGTCACCCTCTGTCCCGCCGTGAGAGGAGACAG TTTCTCAGAACGTGTGCGGACGTCTTCAGACTTCTTCCCTTCCTGGTGTTCATCATCGTCCCCTTCATGGAGTTCCTGCTTCCTGTAGCCTTGAAACTCTTCCCCAACATGCTGCCGTCCACCTTCGAGACTCAGTCAAAGAAG GAGGAGAGATTGAAAAAGGAACTGAGGGTCAAACTGGAGATGGCCAAGTTCTTGCAGGACACCATCGAGGAGATCGCTCTGCGGAACAAGGCTGCCCAAGGCAATGTGACGGAGGAGTTCTCCACCTTTTTCCAGAAG ATCCGGGACTCTGGGGAGCGTCCCAGTAATGAGCAGATCATCCGCTTCTCCAAACTGTTTGAGGATGAGCTGACTCTGGACAACCTGACCCGACCTCAACTGGTGGCACTCTGCCGCCTTCTGGAGCTCCAGTCCATCGGGACCAACAACTTCCTCCGTTTCCAGCTCATCATGAAGTTGAGGGCCATCCGTGCCGATGACAAG ctgataGCAGAAGAGGGGGTGGAGAGTCTGAATGTGAACGAGGTGCAGGCTGCCTGTCGTGTCAGAGGGATGAGATCTCTCGGAGTCACAGAGGAGCGACTGAGAGAGCAACTTGTGCag TGGCTGGAGCTGCATCTGAACCAGCAGATTCccacctctctgctgctgctgtctcgAGCCATGTACCTGCCCGACACCCTGTCTCCCGCCGACCAGCTGAAGACCACACTGCAGACGCTTCCTGAGATGGTG ACAAAGGAGGCCCAGTTAAAGGTGGCAGAGATGGAGCTCTCTAAAGTGGACAATAAGACCAAACTGGAGACCACGCTGCAGGAGGAGGCGGCCATACGCCAGgacaacaaagacagagagatggagaggttGGCTGATGCTGCAGAAAAGGCTGCAAGG GAAGGGGAGTTGGagctggaagcagagagagTCAAGCACAGCCAAGCGGATGCAGAGCAGGCGCTGTCTAAGGCTGACAAGGCCGCTCACTCAGAGAAACTGAGGGATACGGCCCCCGTCATCGAGGGAATCAAG GGTGAGGAGATCACCAAAGAAGAGATCGACCTGTTGAGTGATGCCTGCTCGAAGCTGAAGGAGCAGAGGAGGCTGTTTACTCTGGAGAAAGAGGAGCTGGAAGAACTGAAGGATGACGTCCAGGAATACAACGAG GATCTGGAGGAGATAAAGAAGGAGCTTTCTAAGACCGGTCAGGAGAAGGCACTGCAGGAGTCGAAGGCGAGCAAGCGTTTGACTAAGAGAGTGAACCACATGATCGGTCGCATCGACAAGATCATCGGGGAGCTGGAGAAGGACAAGGTCACCCTGGACGGACAAATGGACGGCGGAACCAGCCCACCTGTTGG TCTGTTCTACACCTTCAGGGAAAACCTCATCAGCATCGACGAGCTGATCCAGGTCATGAGGCAGATCCAGAACATTCCAGAGCACAAGCTGCAGAGCATCGCCGAGGCCCTCGACGACAACAAGGACGGCAAGATCGACATCGACAACGTCATCAAA GTGGTGGAACTGATCGACAAAGAGGACATCGACATCTCCACCACTCAGGTGGCCGACATCATGGTGATGCTACAGAAGGAGGAGAAGCtgatagagaaagaaaaggcCAAAGAGAAGGCGGAGAAAGAACAGGCAGCCACACTCACCAGCTaa
- the letm1 gene encoding mitochondrial proton/calcium exchanger protein isoform X3 codes for MALILFTRSRAPLMKTSRSLKNDFQKGKGKLKDGSCFKCTALRLSSQKLDGLRLGNLAQISSLGSSLHGSDGYVGPCQNLDSQRLYCAFVLGASPSPYPAITAGPQWTRAHHQDIPGVRWIHTSRRRWDDSKVEKSLRSLKDKKKKLEEGGPVYSPTLDAEPVRRTLRQRVIDEIKHYYHGFRLLWIDTTITGRMLWRVLNGHPLSRRERRQFLRTCADVFRLLPFLVFIIVPFMEFLLPVALKLFPNMLPSTFETQSKKEERLKKELRVKLEMAKFLQDTIEEIALRNKAAQGNVTEEFSTFFQKIRDSGERPSNEQIIRFSKLFEDELTLDNLTRPQLVALCRLLELQSIGTNNFLRFQLIMKLRAIRADDKLIAEEGVESLNVNEVQAACRVRGMRSLGVTEERLREQLVQWLELHLNQQIPTSLLLLSRAMYLPDTLSPADQLKTTLQTLPEMVTKEAQLKVAEMELSKVDNKTKLETTLQEEAAIRQDNKDREMERLADAAEKAAREGELELEAERVKHSQADAEQALSKADKAAHSEKLRDTAPVIEGIKGEEITKEEIDLLSDACSKLKEQRRLFTLEKEELEELKDDVQEYNEDLEEIKKELSKTGQEKALQESKASKRLTKRVNHMIGRIDKIIGELEKDKVTLDGQMDGGTSPPVGENLISIDELIQVMRQIQNIPEHKLQSIAEALDDNKDGKIDIDNVIKVVELIDKEDIDISTTQVADIMVMLQKEEKLIEKEKAKEKAEKEQAATLTS; via the exons ATGGCGTTAATCCTGTTTACGAGGTCTCGGGCACCTTTAATGAAAACGTCCCGGTCGTTAAAGAATGATTTCCAGAAAGGTAAAG gGAAACTAAAAGATGGTTCCTGTTTCAAGTGCACAGCGCTCAGACTCTCCAGTCAAAA ACTTGATGGGCTCCGACTGGGCAACTTGGCTCAGATCTCTTCATTGGGCTCTTCCCTCCACGGGTCAGACGGATATGTGGGCCCCTGCCAGAACCTGGACTCACAGCGGCTCTACTGCGCTTTTGTGTTGGGGGCCTCCCCTTCCCCGTACCCCGCGATCACAGCGGGGCCCCAGTGGACGAGAGCACATCATCAGGACATCCCCGGCGTCAGGTGGATACACACCTCGAGGAGACGATGGGACGATTCAAAGGTGGAGAAGTCACTGCGTTCGTTaaaggacaagaagaagaagctggaggAAGGGGGGCCGGTGTACAGCCCGACGCTGGACGCTGAGCCCGTAAGACGGACTCTCCGACAGCGCGTCATAGACGAAATCAAGCACTACTATCATGGCTTCAGGCTGCTGTGGATTGACACCACCATTACTGGGAGAATGCTGTGGAGGGTACTGAACGGTCACCCTCTGTCCCGCCGTGAGAGGAGACAG TTTCTCAGAACGTGTGCGGACGTCTTCAGACTTCTTCCCTTCCTGGTGTTCATCATCGTCCCCTTCATGGAGTTCCTGCTTCCTGTAGCCTTGAAACTCTTCCCCAACATGCTGCCGTCCACCTTCGAGACTCAGTCAAAGAAG GAGGAGAGATTGAAAAAGGAACTGAGGGTCAAACTGGAGATGGCCAAGTTCTTGCAGGACACCATCGAGGAGATCGCTCTGCGGAACAAGGCTGCCCAAGGCAATGTGACGGAGGAGTTCTCCACCTTTTTCCAGAAG ATCCGGGACTCTGGGGAGCGTCCCAGTAATGAGCAGATCATCCGCTTCTCCAAACTGTTTGAGGATGAGCTGACTCTGGACAACCTGACCCGACCTCAACTGGTGGCACTCTGCCGCCTTCTGGAGCTCCAGTCCATCGGGACCAACAACTTCCTCCGTTTCCAGCTCATCATGAAGTTGAGGGCCATCCGTGCCGATGACAAG ctgataGCAGAAGAGGGGGTGGAGAGTCTGAATGTGAACGAGGTGCAGGCTGCCTGTCGTGTCAGAGGGATGAGATCTCTCGGAGTCACAGAGGAGCGACTGAGAGAGCAACTTGTGCag TGGCTGGAGCTGCATCTGAACCAGCAGATTCccacctctctgctgctgctgtctcgAGCCATGTACCTGCCCGACACCCTGTCTCCCGCCGACCAGCTGAAGACCACACTGCAGACGCTTCCTGAGATGGTG ACAAAGGAGGCCCAGTTAAAGGTGGCAGAGATGGAGCTCTCTAAAGTGGACAATAAGACCAAACTGGAGACCACGCTGCAGGAGGAGGCGGCCATACGCCAGgacaacaaagacagagagatggagaggttGGCTGATGCTGCAGAAAAGGCTGCAAGG GAAGGGGAGTTGGagctggaagcagagagagTCAAGCACAGCCAAGCGGATGCAGAGCAGGCGCTGTCTAAGGCTGACAAGGCCGCTCACTCAGAGAAACTGAGGGATACGGCCCCCGTCATCGAGGGAATCAAG GGTGAGGAGATCACCAAAGAAGAGATCGACCTGTTGAGTGATGCCTGCTCGAAGCTGAAGGAGCAGAGGAGGCTGTTTACTCTGGAGAAAGAGGAGCTGGAAGAACTGAAGGATGACGTCCAGGAATACAACGAG GATCTGGAGGAGATAAAGAAGGAGCTTTCTAAGACCGGTCAGGAGAAGGCACTGCAGGAGTCGAAGGCGAGCAAGCGTTTGACTAAGAGAGTGAACCACATGATCGGTCGCATCGACAAGATCATCGGGGAGCTGGAGAAGGACAAGGTCACCCTGGACGGACAAATGGACGGCGGAACCAGCCCACCTGTTGG GGAAAACCTCATCAGCATCGACGAGCTGATCCAGGTCATGAGGCAGATCCAGAACATTCCAGAGCACAAGCTGCAGAGCATCGCCGAGGCCCTCGACGACAACAAGGACGGCAAGATCGACATCGACAACGTCATCAAA GTGGTGGAACTGATCGACAAAGAGGACATCGACATCTCCACCACTCAGGTGGCCGACATCATGGTGATGCTACAGAAGGAGGAGAAGCtgatagagaaagaaaaggcCAAAGAGAAGGCGGAGAAAGAACAGGCAGCCACACTCACCAGCTaa
- the letm1 gene encoding mitochondrial proton/calcium exchanger protein isoform X2 gives MALILFTRSRAPLMKTSRSLKNDFQKGKLKDGSCFKCTALRLSSQKLDGLRLGNLAQISSLGSSLHGSDGYVGPCQNLDSQRLYCAFVLGASPSPYPAITAGPQWTRAHHQDIPGVRWIHTSRRRWDDSKVEKSLRSLKDKKKKLEEGGPVYSPTLDAEPVRRTLRQRVIDEIKHYYHGFRLLWIDTTITGRMLWRVLNGHPLSRRERRQFLRTCADVFRLLPFLVFIIVPFMEFLLPVALKLFPNMLPSTFETQSKKEERLKKELRVKLEMAKFLQDTIEEIALRNKAAQGNVTEEFSTFFQKIRDSGERPSNEQIIRFSKLFEDELTLDNLTRPQLVALCRLLELQSIGTNNFLRFQLIMKLRAIRADDKLIAEEGVESLNVNEVQAACRVRGMRSLGVTEERLREQLVQWLELHLNQQIPTSLLLLSRAMYLPDTLSPADQLKTTLQTLPEMVTKEAQLKVAEMELSKVDNKTKLETTLQEEAAIRQDNKDREMERLADAAEKAAREGELELEAERVKHSQADAEQALSKADKAAHSEKLRDTAPVIEGIKGEEITKEEIDLLSDACSKLKEQRRLFTLEKEELEELKDDVQEYNEDLEEIKKELSKTGQEKALQESKASKRLTKRVNHMIGRIDKIIGELEKDKVTLDGQMDGGTSPPVGLFYTFRENLISIDELIQVMRQIQNIPEHKLQSIAEALDDNKDGKIDIDNVIKVVELIDKEDIDISTTQVADIMVMLQKEEKLIEKEKAKEKAEKEQAATLTS, from the exons ATGGCGTTAATCCTGTTTACGAGGTCTCGGGCACCTTTAATGAAAACGTCCCGGTCGTTAAAGAATGATTTCCAGAAAG gGAAACTAAAAGATGGTTCCTGTTTCAAGTGCACAGCGCTCAGACTCTCCAGTCAAAA ACTTGATGGGCTCCGACTGGGCAACTTGGCTCAGATCTCTTCATTGGGCTCTTCCCTCCACGGGTCAGACGGATATGTGGGCCCCTGCCAGAACCTGGACTCACAGCGGCTCTACTGCGCTTTTGTGTTGGGGGCCTCCCCTTCCCCGTACCCCGCGATCACAGCGGGGCCCCAGTGGACGAGAGCACATCATCAGGACATCCCCGGCGTCAGGTGGATACACACCTCGAGGAGACGATGGGACGATTCAAAGGTGGAGAAGTCACTGCGTTCGTTaaaggacaagaagaagaagctggaggAAGGGGGGCCGGTGTACAGCCCGACGCTGGACGCTGAGCCCGTAAGACGGACTCTCCGACAGCGCGTCATAGACGAAATCAAGCACTACTATCATGGCTTCAGGCTGCTGTGGATTGACACCACCATTACTGGGAGAATGCTGTGGAGGGTACTGAACGGTCACCCTCTGTCCCGCCGTGAGAGGAGACAG TTTCTCAGAACGTGTGCGGACGTCTTCAGACTTCTTCCCTTCCTGGTGTTCATCATCGTCCCCTTCATGGAGTTCCTGCTTCCTGTAGCCTTGAAACTCTTCCCCAACATGCTGCCGTCCACCTTCGAGACTCAGTCAAAGAAG GAGGAGAGATTGAAAAAGGAACTGAGGGTCAAACTGGAGATGGCCAAGTTCTTGCAGGACACCATCGAGGAGATCGCTCTGCGGAACAAGGCTGCCCAAGGCAATGTGACGGAGGAGTTCTCCACCTTTTTCCAGAAG ATCCGGGACTCTGGGGAGCGTCCCAGTAATGAGCAGATCATCCGCTTCTCCAAACTGTTTGAGGATGAGCTGACTCTGGACAACCTGACCCGACCTCAACTGGTGGCACTCTGCCGCCTTCTGGAGCTCCAGTCCATCGGGACCAACAACTTCCTCCGTTTCCAGCTCATCATGAAGTTGAGGGCCATCCGTGCCGATGACAAG ctgataGCAGAAGAGGGGGTGGAGAGTCTGAATGTGAACGAGGTGCAGGCTGCCTGTCGTGTCAGAGGGATGAGATCTCTCGGAGTCACAGAGGAGCGACTGAGAGAGCAACTTGTGCag TGGCTGGAGCTGCATCTGAACCAGCAGATTCccacctctctgctgctgctgtctcgAGCCATGTACCTGCCCGACACCCTGTCTCCCGCCGACCAGCTGAAGACCACACTGCAGACGCTTCCTGAGATGGTG ACAAAGGAGGCCCAGTTAAAGGTGGCAGAGATGGAGCTCTCTAAAGTGGACAATAAGACCAAACTGGAGACCACGCTGCAGGAGGAGGCGGCCATACGCCAGgacaacaaagacagagagatggagaggttGGCTGATGCTGCAGAAAAGGCTGCAAGG GAAGGGGAGTTGGagctggaagcagagagagTCAAGCACAGCCAAGCGGATGCAGAGCAGGCGCTGTCTAAGGCTGACAAGGCCGCTCACTCAGAGAAACTGAGGGATACGGCCCCCGTCATCGAGGGAATCAAG GGTGAGGAGATCACCAAAGAAGAGATCGACCTGTTGAGTGATGCCTGCTCGAAGCTGAAGGAGCAGAGGAGGCTGTTTACTCTGGAGAAAGAGGAGCTGGAAGAACTGAAGGATGACGTCCAGGAATACAACGAG GATCTGGAGGAGATAAAGAAGGAGCTTTCTAAGACCGGTCAGGAGAAGGCACTGCAGGAGTCGAAGGCGAGCAAGCGTTTGACTAAGAGAGTGAACCACATGATCGGTCGCATCGACAAGATCATCGGGGAGCTGGAGAAGGACAAGGTCACCCTGGACGGACAAATGGACGGCGGAACCAGCCCACCTGTTGG TCTGTTCTACACCTTCAGGGAAAACCTCATCAGCATCGACGAGCTGATCCAGGTCATGAGGCAGATCCAGAACATTCCAGAGCACAAGCTGCAGAGCATCGCCGAGGCCCTCGACGACAACAAGGACGGCAAGATCGACATCGACAACGTCATCAAA GTGGTGGAACTGATCGACAAAGAGGACATCGACATCTCCACCACTCAGGTGGCCGACATCATGGTGATGCTACAGAAGGAGGAGAAGCtgatagagaaagaaaaggcCAAAGAGAAGGCGGAGAAAGAACAGGCAGCCACACTCACCAGCTaa